A genomic region of Cyprinus carpio isolate SPL01 chromosome B13, ASM1834038v1, whole genome shotgun sequence contains the following coding sequences:
- the dlk2 gene encoding protein delta homolog 2, translating to MNLTVVLLLCGCCMLFQHNCEAQVLYSSVETSPTPSASNCTCELGHGKCAENGDCRCDPGWGGPRCEDCVRMPGCVHGTCHQPWQCTCMDGWAGRFCDKDIYVCSRKQPCQNGATCVLNDSGDYSCLCPEGFRGRDCELKTGPCQKTKSPCKNGGLCEDLGGYAPELSCRCLAGYTGPRCETNMDDCLMRPCANGATCLDGVNRFSCLCPAGFTGRFCTINLDDCASQPCLNGGRCIDRVSTFQCFCSPGFTGRTCEIPMWESRPQVVSPFRGEGDRVTLSKPAPVNRSHWTTPSGDERRSFKISVVTQHGAEGLSELQLIILLVLGGMTLAVVALTAGLVLRGHCQDRSARCQCRPAPAYHRPFHRCRTNSVPSQQECKISFLQSPAPAELEKKRLNTDII from the exons ATGAATCTCACTGTAGTTCTGCTGCTCTGTGGCTGCTGTATGCTATTTCAACACAACTGTGAAGCCCAAg TTTTATATTCCTCAGTAGAAACATCTCCAACACCCTCGGCCAGTAACTGCACGTGTGAGCTCGGCCATGGAAAGTGTGCTGAAAACGGTGACTGCAG GTGTGATCCGGGATGGGGTGGACCGCGGTGTGAGGACTGTGTGAGAATGCCCGGATGTGTCCATGGCACCTGCCATCAGCCCTGGCAGTGCACATGCATGGACGGGTGGGCGGGACGATTCTGTGATAAAG ATATTTACGTGTGCTCCAGAAAGCAGCCGTGTCAGAATGGGGCTACTTGTGTCTTGAATGACTCTGGGGATTATAGCTGCTTATGTCCTGAAGGCTTTCGTGGGCGGGACTGTGAACTGAAAACAGGGCCTTGCCAAAAGACCAA GTCCCCCTGCAAGAATGGCGGTCTCTGTGAGGATCTGGGTGGTTACGCTCCAGAACTGTCTTGTCGATGCTTGGCTGGCTACACGGGGCCCCGCTGCGAGACCAACATGGATGACTGCCTGATGCGCCCCTGTGCCAACGGGGCCACCTGTTTGGATGGCGTGAACCGTTTTTCCTGCCTGTGCCCTGCGGGTTTCACCGGCCGTTTCTGCACCATCAACCTGGACGACTGCGCCAGCCAGCCCTGCCTCAATGGAGGACGCTGTATAGACCGAGTCTCCACCTTCCAGTGCTTCTGCTCTCCAGGGTTCACTGGAAGAACTTGCGAGATTCCCATGTGGGAGTCAAGACCTCAAGTGGTGTCTCCATTCAGGGGCGAAGGAGACAGAGTTACGCTGAGCAAACCTGCCCCAGTCAATCGCTCCCACTGGACCACTCCTAGTGGGGATGAAAGACGCTCTTTCAAAATCTCAGTGGTGACTCAGCATGGGGCAGAAGGGCTGTCAGAGCTGCAGCTCATCATCCTGCTGGTGTTGGGGGGCATGACTTTGGCCGTGGTGGCTCTAACAGCTGGCCTGGTCCTGCGCGGACATTGCCAGGACCGATCGGCTCGCTGTCAGTGCAGACCGGCCCCCGCTTACCATCGCCCATTCCACCGATGCCGGACAAACTCTGTGCCCTCGCAACAGGAATGCAAGATCAGCTTCCTCCAGTCTCCGGCTCCAGCTGAGCTTGAGAAGAAGAGGCTGAACACCGACATCATTTAG
- the dnph1 gene encoding 2'-deoxynucleoside 5'-phosphate N-hydrolase 1 isoform X1: MNIYFCGSIRGGRQDVNIYQRIVKKLQQYGTVLTEHVSSGSLSEKGEDAALDGDKAIHDRDVEWLMMADVIVAEVTQPSLGVGYELGRAVALNKRVFCLFRPSSGKVLSAMIRGASTNSLFQVRDYTEDEVESILEKYFNTIGKN; encoded by the exons ATGAACATATATTTCTGTGGAAGCATCCGCGGAGGGAGACAAGACGTGAATATTTACCAGAGGATAGTGAAGAAGTTACAGCAGTATGGCACGGTTCTGACGGAGCACGTGAGCTCCGGCAGTCTGTCTGAAAAGG GTGAAGATGCGGCTCTGGATGGAGATAAAGCCATTCACGATCGAGATGTCGAGTGGCTGATGATGGCTGATG TGATAGTAGCTGAGGTGACACAGCCGTCTTTAGGAGTCGGTTATGAGCTCGGCCGAGCTGTGGCACTCAACAAAAGAGTGTTCTGTCTCTTCAGACCTTCCTCTGGAAAAG TGCTGTCTGCCATGATCAGAGGAGCATCCACAAACTCGCTCTTCCAAGTCCGGGACTACACAGAGGATGAAGTCGAGAGTATCCTGgagaaatattttaatactatcgGCAAGAATTGA
- the dnph1 gene encoding 2'-deoxynucleoside 5'-phosphate N-hydrolase 1 isoform X2, which yields MNIYFCGSIRGGRQDVNIYQRIVKKLQQYGTVLTEHVSSGSLSEKGEDAALDGDKAIHDRDVEWLMMADDTCMNLSRTDFILPLKSPKPHENFDILLSIAEILIFNCDFLCQFSQTQLLEGHSLAQTVIKHT from the exons ATGAACATATATTTCTGTGGAAGCATCCGCGGAGGGAGACAAGACGTGAATATTTACCAGAGGATAGTGAAGAAGTTACAGCAGTATGGCACGGTTCTGACGGAGCACGTGAGCTCCGGCAGTCTGTCTGAAAAGG GTGAAGATGCGGCTCTGGATGGAGATAAAGCCATTCACGATCGAGATGTCGAGTGGCTGATGATGGCTGATG ACACCTGCATGAACTTGAGCAGAACTGACTTCATACTTCCACTAAAGTCTCCCAAGCCCCATGAgaactttgatattttgttatccattgcagaaatattaatttttaattgtgacTTTCTGTGTCAGTTTTCTCAAACtcagctcctggagggccacagtttagctcaaaccgtaatcaaacacacctga